The nucleotide window CCCGCGTCGCCGGCCCCGCCAACGCGAACGTCGGGGGGGGATGCCCCTCCCCGAACGGCTCCAGCGTCCGGACGCCCCGCCACAAGTCCTCGTCGACGTCCTCGGGCGCCAATACCGCATCGACCGTCACGTCCGGGGTGGGGACGGGGAACGTCGCGACGTGCGCGTGGATCGCCTCCCGGAACGCGTCGACCCGGTCCGGGTCGACGGCGAAGCCGGCGGCGGCGGCGTGCCCGCCGTAGCGCCGCAGGGTCGGGGCGGCCGCCGCCAGGGCGTCGACCGCGGAGATGCCGGGGGTGCTGCGGACGCTGCCCTGCCCCCGCGCGAGGATGAACACCGGCTTGTAGAAGCGCTCCAGCAGCTTCGACGCGACGATCCCCATGACGCCGGGGTGCCAGGCGTCGTCGCCGACCACCAACGCCGGGTCGCGGGGGTCGACCCGGTCGACCGCCTCGTCGAACATGCGGTCCTGGATCGCGCGGCGTTCGGCGTTGCGGGCGTCCAGGTACGTCGCCAACTCGCGCGCCGTGCGTTCGGTGGGCGCCAGCAGCAACGCCAGGCCCTGCTCCGGTTCCCCCAGCCGCCCCGCGGCGTTCAGGCGCGGGGCGAGGCCGAACGCCACGTCGCGGGCGGTCGGCGTCTCCGCCAAGCGCGACTGCTTCGCCATCGCCCGCACGCCCGGCCAGGCGCTGTCGGCGAGCCGCTCCAGGCCGGCGCGGACCAACGCCCGGTTCTCCCCCAATAGCGGCGCGACGTCCGCGACCGTCCCGATCATCGCGACGTCCGCCAGTTCGAACGGCGGCTCGAGCCCCAGCCGCGCGTGCAGCCGCCACAACAGGTGGAAGGCGACGCCGGACCCGGTCGGCTCCACGCCGGGGTGTCCGGACCGCATCGTGACGCCGTCGGCGGCCAGGCGGGGGTGGACGAGCAACGCGTCGGGCAACGTCGCGCGGGGCGTGTGGTGGTCGGTCACGATCACGTCCGTGTCCGCCGCGCGCAACGCCGCGACCTCGTCGACGTTGGTGATGCCGCAATCGACGGTGACGAACAGGTCGCTGCGCTCCGCGTGCTCCGGCACCAGGTCGGCGTGCACGCCGTACCCGTGCGTCAAGCGGTTCGGGAGGAAGCCGTCGACCGTCCC belongs to Trueperaceae bacterium and includes:
- a CDS encoding DHHA1 domain-containing protein, translated to GTVDGFLPNRLTHGYGVHADLVPEHAERSDLFVTVDCGITNVDEVAALRAADTDVIVTDHHTPRATLPDALLVHPRLAADGVTMRSGHPGVEPTGSGVAFHLLWRLHARLGLEPPFELADVAMIGTVADVAPLLGENRALVRAGLERLADSAWPGVRAMAKQSRLAETPTARDVAFGLAPRLNAAGRLGEPEQGLALLLAPTERTARELATYLDARNAERRAIQDRMFDEAVDRVDPRDPALVVGDDAWHPGVMGIVASKLLERFYKPVFILARGQGSVRSTPGISAVDALAAAAPTLRRYGGHAAAAGFAVDPDRVDAFREAIHAHVATFPVPTPDVTVDAVLAPEDVDEDLWRGVRTLEPFGEGHPPPTFALAGPATR